The Armatimonadota bacterium genome segment CAGTCTGAGGCCGAGAGGGCTGCTTGAGATCATTGACGAGACCTTCCGGCTGTATCGCGCCAACTTCTGGCTGTTCTTCTGCATCGCCGCCATCGCTTACCTACCGCTCAGCGTGGTCGCAGCGCTCCCCAGCCAGTATGGTGCCGCTGTGGGGGCCCTGCTCCTCGGCGCTGCCGGTTTCGTCGTCAGCGGCGCATTGACCAAGGCGGTCTCCGATCGCTACATGGGCGACCCGGCTAGCTTCGGCTCCGCGTACGGCTACATCGTCCGCCGTCTCGTTCCCTTTGCGCTCACTGCTCTCGCCGCGGCGGTCTTCGTGATGAGCGGCGTACTGCTGCTGGGGGTCGGGATGATAGTCTTCGCGTTCTGGATTGCATTCGTGACACCGGTATTCGTAATTGAGGACAAGCGCTACTTCAGTGCGATCTGGCGCAGCAAGTACTTGGTGGGGCAGGGTGTGTGGGCCGAGTACTTAGTGCTGGGGCTGATTACCGGGATTCTATCGCTGCTGATCCAGTCGCCAGCTCTGTTACTCCAGCAGTTCGCGAAAGAATCGCAATCGAGCTTGTGGCTGGTGCACGGCCTGATATCGGGCCTGGCGAACAGCCTCGCTACCCCGGTGGGCCTGGTTGCGGGCATCCTTCTCTACTACGATTCCCGTATGCGCAAAGAAGGGTTCGACCTGGAGGTGCTGGCGCGCGAACTGGGCAAGCCCCTACCAGCGCCGCCGCCCGCGACGGCCACATCGGCGGGGCTCTCCACCCCGCCACCACCGCCCCCGGCCCCACCCCGGGAGGGTGCGTGATACGCTTGGCGGCCGCGGTGGCCGTCATTGCGCTGAGCGCTTGCGCCGCTGCGGCCCGACCATTGACCTCCGGCGAATACGCACGGGCCGTGGCTGATGCGGCGGCAGGCTTCGATCAGGCGGCTGCCTCCGGCAAGCGCGACGGGGCGGCGGCCAAGCGGGCGCTAGCCAGCTTGCCCGTACAGGCCCGGGTTCAAAGCCCGGACGGCGCAGTGATGGTGGTGGACAACCGGCGCCTGATCCAAGCGCTGCGCCGGCAGGTTGGCAGCCGCGAGGGCATTCCCGCCGCCGCCGCCGCTTTGCGCAGCCTCGACCACGTGGTGACAGCGCGCGCCCAGCCGGCGCCGGCACGGGCCCGAGACGTGCTCGCGCAGATCCTGCGCCGCCGCGAGTTTCGGCCCGGCCGGATCCAGGTGCTATGGGCGCGCATTGGGCGCGTGCTGGAGCGGGTAATCGAGAAGGTGGGCCGTCTCCTGGGTCGCGTCTTCGACGCCCTGACTCGTTTTGCGCCGGCGCTGCCGCGGCAGGTCTGGCGAGTGGCGGTGATCGTGCTGCTGGCGGCGGCCGCGGGCGCGGCTCTGTTCCTGGTTGTACGCCTGGTGCTGCTGATGATGCCGGATCGGCCTAGGCCGGTGCGCGCGAAGGCCCCCGTGCAAGCGCCAGTCCATCCCTCCGCAGCCTGGCTCGCCGATGCCGAGGCTGCGGCCGGCGTCCGGGACTATCGCAGCGCGATTCGCGCGCTGCACATGGCGGCGCTCGTGCGGCTGGACGAGGCCGGCCTGGTCCGCTACGTGGACTCGCGCACCGACGGACGCTTCGTGACCGCCCTGCGCGAGGGCGGACGGCACGAGCTGGCTCAAGCCGTGGCCGCGTTGGGCCTGGTGTTCGCCGTCGCCTGGTATGGGCTGGGGTCG includes the following:
- a CDS encoding DUF4129 domain-containing protein, encoding MIRLAAAVAVIALSACAAAARPLTSGEYARAVADAAAGFDQAAASGKRDGAAAKRALASLPVQARVQSPDGAVMVVDNRRLIQALRRQVGSREGIPAAAAALRSLDHVVTARAQPAPARARDVLAQILRRREFRPGRIQVLWARIGRVLERVIEKVGRLLGRVFDALTRFAPALPRQVWRVAVIVLLAAAAGAALFLVVRLVLLMMPDRPRPVRAKAPVQAPVHPSAAWLADAEAAAGVRDYRSAIRALHMAALVRLDEAGLVRYVDSRTDGRFVTALREGGRHELAQAVAALGLVFAVAWYGLGSAGADEYAVARSHWNLLEAGTTA